A portion of the Chryseobacterium tructae genome contains these proteins:
- a CDS encoding DNA-deoxyinosine glycosylase: protein MQNRISSFQPLIDDQSEILILGSIPGVKSLEMQEYYAHPQNKFWKIIMELLNEEFTEDYAKRIESLKKHHIALWDVIDSCERKGSLDSEIKNEKANQIEKLVEEHPNIKAIFCNGGKSYKNLQKLLGKNYRLPILLMPSTSPLHTISFERKFEEWKKVLEFLKV from the coding sequence ATGCAAAATCGTATTTCTTCATTCCAACCGCTCATCGATGACCAATCTGAAATTTTAATTCTGGGTTCTATTCCAGGAGTGAAATCTTTGGAAATGCAGGAATATTATGCCCATCCACAAAATAAATTCTGGAAGATCATCATGGAATTGCTGAATGAAGAATTTACCGAAGATTATGCTAAAAGAATTGAAAGCCTAAAGAAACATCATATTGCTCTTTGGGATGTTATTGATTCTTGTGAAAGGAAAGGAAGTCTGGATTCTGAAATTAAAAATGAGAAAGCTAATCAGATTGAAAAGCTGGTTGAGGAACATCCAAATATAAAAGCGATCTTTTGCAATGGCGGAAAGTCTTATAAGAATTTACAGAAGCTTCTAGGCAAAAACTATAGACTCCCAATTTTACTAATGCCTTCCACAAGCCCACTGCATACCATCTCCTTTGAAAGAAAATTCGAAGAATGGAAGAAGGTGTTGGAGTTTTTGAAGGTTTGA
- a CDS encoding phosphotransferase enzyme family protein, protein MEINDIVAQFINTDHYSLSPITDGLINTTYLLEDLDQQKKFILQKINHHVFRQPEVIVNNHLMVNELLISNNYHFQIIEPIPSLANKLLVKDENGEPWRMLSFVENSVTFLTAPSLQTAFEAAKTFSYFLSIVNTEKLPAIEDTLPNFLNFEKRIADYKKALKNAVPHLKENAKAEIEITNQLISLPDQWIEMEKTNQIPKRLIHADVKISNILFDKNHHPLAVIDLDTMMISTILYDFGTMIQSYTNTTHEDDGSAENNFNPEMYKVVKEGFLFYLKEKLTPEESDHLDYAAQVAIYIQEVRFLTDYLNGSTYYSIQYPEHNLDRTRNQLELLKGLRAYLGD, encoded by the coding sequence ATGGAAATAAATGATATTGTCGCCCAGTTTATCAACACAGATCATTACAGTCTGTCTCCTATCACTGATGGGCTGATTAATACAACTTACCTTTTAGAAGATTTAGATCAGCAGAAAAAGTTTATTCTTCAAAAGATCAATCATCATGTCTTCAGACAGCCGGAGGTTATTGTCAACAATCATTTAATGGTTAATGAACTTCTGATATCAAATAATTATCATTTTCAAATCATAGAGCCTATCCCCTCTCTTGCCAATAAACTTCTGGTAAAAGATGAAAATGGTGAGCCTTGGCGTATGTTAAGCTTTGTAGAAAACAGCGTTACCTTTCTTACCGCCCCCTCTTTACAGACGGCTTTTGAGGCAGCTAAAACCTTCAGTTATTTCCTTAGCATCGTCAATACTGAAAAGCTACCCGCTATTGAAGATACTCTTCCTAATTTCCTCAATTTTGAAAAAAGAATTGCAGATTATAAAAAGGCACTGAAAAATGCAGTTCCTCATTTAAAGGAAAATGCAAAGGCTGAAATAGAAATCACCAACCAGCTTATTTCCTTACCTGATCAATGGATAGAAATGGAGAAAACCAATCAGATTCCCAAAAGACTCATCCATGCTGATGTAAAAATCAGTAATATACTCTTTGATAAAAATCACCATCCGTTAGCGGTAATTGATCTGGATACGATGATGATCTCTACGATTTTGTATGACTTTGGAACGATGATTCAGTCCTATACCAATACTACCCATGAAGATGACGGAAGTGCGGAAAACAATTTCAATCCTGAAATGTATAAGGTTGTAAAAGAAGGATTTCTTTTCTATCTAAAGGAAAAACTGACCCCGGAAGAATCTGATCACCTTGATTATGCAGCACAAGTCGCTATTTATATTCAAGAGGTTCGTTTTTTAACCGATTATCTGAATGGAAGTACCTATTATTCTATTCAATATCCTGAACATAATCTGGACAGAACGAGAAATCAACTAGAATTACTGAAAGGATTGAGAGCTTATTTAGGCGACTAA
- a CDS encoding Gfo/Idh/MocA family protein: MDNSTSRRNFIKTAALASFGALVVPNSLFAYSNDFKTDKKVRVGFIGVGLRGQEHVKLLAKRSDVEIVAFADPDKRMLAASQKILKDNNKSAAQEFSNGEYDYRNLLKLKTIDAVVIATPWEWHLPQGVEAMRAKKIVGMEVSGAIKLQDCWEFVKVYEETKVPIFMMENVCYRRDIMAILNMVRKGMFGELVHGRGGYQHDLRGVLFNDGVTPYNSGAEFGEKGFSEAKWRTEHYVKRNGELYPTHGLGPVAMMMDINRGNRLTRLSSFSSKSVGLHKYIVEHAKGGENHPNAKVKFNQGDIVTTQIACENGETILLTHDTSLQRPYDLGFRVQGTEGLWQDFGWGDFNQGHIYFEKTMNHTHRWDNTEKWMKEYDHPMWKKFESTAAGAGHGGMDFFVMNTFIECIKRNIEFPMDVYDLALWYSITPLSEESIAKGGQVVEIPDFTNGKWKTRKPVFGMTDEF, from the coding sequence ATGGACAATAGCACTTCCCGCAGAAACTTTATCAAAACCGCAGCTCTGGCAAGTTTTGGAGCATTGGTTGTTCCCAATTCTTTATTTGCCTATTCAAATGATTTTAAAACAGATAAGAAAGTCCGTGTTGGCTTTATTGGCGTAGGACTTCGTGGTCAGGAACATGTAAAATTATTAGCTAAACGTAGTGATGTAGAGATCGTTGCTTTTGCTGATCCGGATAAAAGAATGCTTGCAGCATCTCAAAAAATATTAAAAGACAACAATAAATCGGCAGCTCAGGAGTTTTCAAACGGTGAATATGACTATCGAAATCTTTTAAAATTAAAAACGATAGATGCTGTTGTGATTGCTACTCCATGGGAATGGCATCTTCCGCAGGGTGTGGAAGCAATGCGTGCTAAAAAAATTGTTGGAATGGAAGTTTCCGGAGCGATCAAACTTCAGGATTGCTGGGAATTCGTAAAAGTGTACGAAGAGACAAAGGTTCCTATTTTCATGATGGAAAATGTATGCTACCGAAGAGATATTATGGCGATTCTGAATATGGTTCGTAAAGGAATGTTTGGGGAATTGGTTCACGGAAGAGGTGGCTATCAGCATGATCTGAGAGGAGTACTTTTCAATGATGGAGTTACTCCTTACAATTCTGGAGCTGAATTTGGAGAAAAAGGATTCAGTGAGGCAAAATGGAGAACGGAACATTATGTAAAGCGCAATGGAGAACTTTACCCTACTCACGGATTAGGCCCCGTTGCAATGATGATGGATATCAACCGTGGAAACCGTTTAACAAGGCTTTCTTCATTCTCATCCAAATCTGTAGGATTGCATAAATATATTGTAGAACATGCAAAAGGGGGTGAAAATCATCCGAATGCAAAGGTAAAATTCAACCAAGGGGATATTGTAACTACGCAAATTGCCTGTGAAAATGGGGAAACGATTCTCTTAACTCACGATACCAGCTTACAGAGACCTTATGATCTTGGATTCCGCGTACAAGGAACAGAAGGATTATGGCAGGACTTCGGTTGGGGAGACTTTAATCAAGGTCACATTTATTTTGAAAAAACAATGAACCACACTCACCGTTGGGACAACACGGAAAAATGGATGAAGGAATATGACCACCCAATGTGGAAGAAGTTTGAAAGCACTGCTGCAGGAGCAGGACATGGTGGAATGGACTTCTTTGTCATGAATACTTTTATTGAATGTATCAAACGAAATATAGAATTCCCAATGGACGTTTACGATTTGGCCTTATGGTATTCGATTACTCCATTGAGTGAAGAGTCTATTGCCAAAGGAGGTCAGGTAGTGGAAATTCCTGACTTCACTAATGGTAAATGGAAAACGCGTAAACCTGTATTCGGAATGACTGATGAATTCTAA